AGTCTCAtcaggagagagaaagagagaagcGGAGGAGCGggctagagagagagagagagagagagacaaagAGAGGGGAGACCAGGCTGCAGAGACACAGAGAGGGGAATCGAGCGAGGTTTTTGGCGGGCGAGATTTGAgttttcttccttcttcttctccttcccgCGCGCGCGTCCATCCATGGTGTCGGACCAGGAGATCGCCGGCTGCGTGGAGTCGCTGCTGCGGGGCGCGCTCGAGGCCGGGGAGACCACCGCCTCGCTCGCCACCGTGCTGCAGCGGGCGCAGGCGCAGCTCGGGGTCGACCTCTCCCACAAGGCGCCCTACATCCGCGACCAGATGGACCTCTTCTTCGGCCCCCGCCTCCAGCCCCCTccccccaagccctacaccactcCCCCGCCGCcccccgccgcctcctcctcaacCCCCTCCACGCTCCTCCAGTCCCAGCAGCCCCAGCCGCCGCTCCCCCAGCTCCAGCCGCAGCAGCAGCTCCAGCAACTCCCGCTCGActtccagcagcagcagcagcagttcGCCGCCGTGATGCAGCCGCAGTACATCTACCAGACCATGCCGCCGCCGCAGCAGCTCTCCCCCGTCCTCTCGGCCACCACCAACGCCGCGGTCTCCACGCAGCCGCCCGTGCCCGCCATGGCCTTCTACCCGCCGCCCCCGCTCGCCTTCCGCTACACCAACGCCCTCGCCGGGGTCGCCGCCGGCGGGACCGTCTCCTTCCAGCACCCGCCCGGCCCCGGGGTTGGGGTCGGGGGCGTGGCTTCCCCCacggccgcgccgccggccggcGCCGACAACAACAAGGAAAGGTGAGATTTTTATCGAATTAGGGTTTTCTTCCCCTAATTTCAGTCCACTGCGACCTCATAGCACCCAATCAATTCGACATTTTGCTGGTCGAGTCGTTTGATTAGCGTTGCCAATCGTACGGATTTGAGCTTCAACTGCTCGTTGCTAATCTCGATTCGTGGAATGGTAAATTCATGCTTAGGTGTATGGGCTCAGCATCTTACTATGACCAAATCTGTTGTCTGTCCAGTGTCCACTCTGTAGACACCGTTTGCTGATGGACTTTAGTAGTCTTTTGTTCAGCAGCTCATTGTTATGGCTGATTGGCATTAGTAACTGTTTCTTTGTTTCTACTTCTCCTGTCTGCCAATACTTGCCATTCAACTAGACTAGTCAACTGCAGAAACTAAGAATTGCTGATTTGATTGCTTACATACTGCATGTTGAGCTTCCTGTCCACAATTCAATCGTGGAATTTCTATCCTAGGGCTTCAAGTTCAGGAAAGAGTTGTGCTTTATTGTACAAAAAAACTACAAATTAAGCTGTCTGTACTTGATCCTTTTTGGGGAAACAATAATAGGCTGTACTTGGATAGTTCTTTTCAACGGTGGAATCTCCTTCAGTTTTCTTGCAAGAAGCTGAGTGCAACCTCCTGCTCTTTTTTCTGTGTTAACTCTTGTTTTCTGCCCAACCTGATTTGGATTAAATGGTCCCGGCCAGTAGACTAGACTTGTCTCTTCCAAACACATACAATGGAGAGGGGGTCCAGCAATAAAACGGCACAACAAATACACTTTAGCTTTTCTAATATCTTGGATGAGTATATATACATACGGTAGCAGCTTTTCATGCACATGCCAGATTATGCTATATTCTCTACTTTTGTTCTTTGGATTTGTgtttcacttttttttttctgTCTGACTTGATACATAGGTTGTACTAGTATTAGGATATGCCTTTTGAGTTATTCTGCTAATGGACCTGGTCCAATCTATTCGGCTTGAAAAATATATTGACTTAATGCTGCATGTAGTGGTCATGGAATTCACTTATGCACGTAAACTGATTGGTGTGACATGTTTATAACTCTTTGCAGTGGCACTAAGCGGAAAagaggtgggcctggtggcttaaaCAAAGTTTGTGCGATTTCACCTGAACTTCAGGCTGTTGTTGGCGATACTGCCATGTCAAGAACTCAGGTACTTTCAATTTCTTGACTAGCCTAGATCAGAAAATAACATCTGATTTCTTTCCCTTGACTAACTTCTCCCATGACCCACTTCTGAATATTTAGCATTGTACTCTTCATTCAGATTGTGAAGCAGTTATGGGCATATATCAGGCAGAATAACCTTCAGGATCCTGATGATAAAAGGAAGATCATTTGCAATGATGAACTTCGGATCGTTTTTGAAACTGATGCCACTGACATGTTTAAGATGAACAAATTGTTGGCCAAGCATATAACTCCTCTTGACCCAACAAGTACATGCTTTTGTTTCCTACTTATCTACATTTGCCTGATAATATACATctgtatttaattttatattttaGAGTTCTCAAATATATTGTTTTGATATTGCAGAAGAAGCAAAAAAGTTTAAGGCGCCCAGTCCAGCTCCTCAACAAATGCCTCCTGTTAATCAACCCTATGTGGTTGTTTCTGATGCACTAGCCAAATTTATTGGTGTTCAAGGAACAGTGCCTCATGATGATGCCCTTAAGTATCTTTGGGATTACATTAAAGCAAATCAGCTTGAGGTATGGATGTGTCTTAGCTTTTTTATTTTTTGGTAGGCTGCTGATATGCTCTTTTCTTGGAGATGCATATTGAATGAATCTACTGAAAACATTCTATGCTTTGAAAACCACTGCTCAGGAGTAAACAGCAGAAGAACTAATGAATAATCCACTAACTGTAACTCTCTCTTTCTCCTGCGTTAAATCATTGAAATATAGTGCTTTTTATGCTAAAGTGGCTGGGTCTAATGTTGTAGTACCTTGTCTTAGGAAAGATACTAAGTTGATGTGTTCTTACTCCTTCCCACTGGAAGACATGAGTGACTGGTCATCTGGATATGTTGCAGTTATTGTTTGATTTTAGAATGTAGATTGTGGTTTGGAACTGCATCCATCTAAAAAGTTTTATAATACACTTTTCAAATACAGGAAACAACTTTGTTGAATACTAGCAGAATTACATTTATTTGGAGCATATATTTTTCAATAAAGTAGTGGCGGAAAATTTGCCTATCACGCTTCCCTGTCCCATTATGTTATCTTTTATTGCGTGTAGGATGCTCCGAACGCATCAATATTATGTGATTCCCAACTTCAAGAGCTGTTCGGCTTGGAGAGCATTCCTGCTTCAGACTTATCAGAGTTGCTTTCGCACCACTTCATCCAAAGGACATAGCATATCC
This region of Lolium perenne isolate Kyuss_39 chromosome 2, Kyuss_2.0, whole genome shotgun sequence genomic DNA includes:
- the LOC127336727 gene encoding uncharacterized protein, encoding MVSDQEIAGCVESLLRGALEAGETTASLATVLQRAQAQLGVDLSHKAPYIRDQMDLFFGPRLQPPPPKPYTTPPPPPAASSSTPSTLLQSQQPQPPLPQLQPQQQLQQLPLDFQQQQQQFAAVMQPQYIYQTMPPPQQLSPVLSATTNAAVSTQPPVPAMAFYPPPPLAFRYTNALAGVAAGGTVSFQHPPGPGVGVGGVASPTAAPPAGADNNKESGTKRKRGGPGGLNKVCAISPELQAVVGDTAMSRTQIVKQLWAYIRQNNLQDPDDKRKIICNDELRIVFETDATDMFKMNKLLAKHITPLDPTKEAKKFKAPSPAPQQMPPVNQPYVVVSDALAKFIGVQGTVPHDDALKYLWDYIKANQLEDAPNASILCDSQLQELFGLESIPASDLSELLSHHFIQRT